atttattgctTGCACTGTGATTGTTTAGATGATTTTAAGTGTCAAGACCAGAGGAGGTGTGTGTCAAAGGCCCTGGTGTGCGACGGACGCTCTCATTGCTTCGATGGCTCGGATGAGGTCGGCTGCCCTGATGTTGCCTTGCCCGTGACACGAATAAATGTCCTCAAGTGTCGTAAGGGCTTTATGCCGTGCAAGAGTGGTGGAGAGTGCGTGCTATACAGCCATGTATGCGATGGGGAGAAAGACTGTCAGGATGGGTCGGATGAAGAGGAATGTGGTGAGTACCCACAAGCTCATTCTCAGTATTTAAACCATTTATACctgtatggcaggggtgtccagactttttccagcaagggccacatggtgaaaaatgaaagggtgcaagggccactttgatattttctaaaccAACTCAGAGATATGCTAATAAGCtacatgtagctcaagaaaaaaatgcatttcacctttgtaataaaGGTGAAAttctactaaaaatgacataatacGAGTttctcttgtaaaattgcgacttttgttcttaattcgattatgacttttcatattttgacttaattcctgtaaaattacagctgttttttccatttctgctgttttatattccaactatttcatttcagctttcctctcgTAATTTCcttataattataactttattcccataatatcttttaaaacaatgtatattttctttatttcaacattgttactgaaattatatttttcctccatgttatacatttattctcgtaaaattgcaactttttttctctcaaaactttttctcttttgactttactctaaaaaataaataaataaataaattgtataattttccgaatatttcaacttgtatattttcactttattcccatgttataaattttccccaacctaagtttccaaaaattacaacttaaagtttaatatttcaacttcatgctactaaaatgacattttttctcatacaatTAGTTGATTCTTGTGAAGTAATTTtctttgctagattacaactcttctcttattttgacttgattcccccccccatttttgctgatgctgttttttttgtttccttgttaaattacatttttagagtgtgctgcgggccgataaaatcgcacgcccgggccgcactttgggcacccctgctgtatggTATAACTGTAACCGTAAACAAAATGTGCTTTATTTGAATGCTAATTCCTATTTCTTCATATATGCTACAGAGAAGGATGTGACCTCACCAAAACAATCCGCTGACGCATCAAACAACATTGCACCTGTAACTCCTGCACCATCTCTGCCTGCGTGCATCACCCCGTCTGTACTCTGTCCTCATCCTTCTGTTGGCCTCTGCATCACCCCAAAGCAGTTTTGCGATGGCCGAAAAGACTGTCCTGATGGCTTTGATGAAGATAACTGTGTGAAAAGATGTCCCTCTAAAGGTAAGTCACAGGACGTTATGTAATTGTAATTTCCATTTACTTTAACCCCCCCCGATTTTACCTCAGATGATTTCCGCTGCAAGGACCGTAGGAGCTGCATCTCCACGACCCTCGTTTGTGACGGCCGTGCTCATTGTCACGATGGCTCTGATGAAGTTGACTGTCCAAGTGTTGAAACCCCTGCCGGCCAAGCAAAGCCCTTGAAATGTCTCATGGGCTCCAGACTCTGTCAGGATGGCAGCGAATGTGTGCTCTTCAGTCACGTGTGTGATGGAGATCCAGACTGCAAGGATGGCTCCGATGAAGAAGGatgtggtgagttttcatgcCAGATCCCTGGCAGTcccggcaaaatgatcattttaatttcCCATGTGATTTGATTTGATCGAGATCTTGAGACACCCCTACTTTATAGAGAAGTTCAATGTAAAATTGTACTTGATATATTTTCAGACACTGAGACTACCACTTCTCCAGAAAATCTTCACCTAAATCGATCGCCTTTTGCCTTTAATTCTCAACCTCCAAGCAAGCCGTCCTGCCAGAGTCCGTCATTTCTGTGTTCTGATTCTTCATGCATCCTTCCAACACAGCTATGTGATGGAACAAAAGATTGCCCTGATGGATTGGATGAAAATTGCATAAAACAGTGCCCAAATAAATGTAAGTTGGATTTTTCTACAAAATGTACATAGGGCTGCTAAaattatccttttttttaattttttttttttactgttccACCCACAGTGGACTTCCTCTGCAAAGACAGGCGAAGCTGTGTATCCAAGAACCTGGTTTGTGATGGCCGATCTCATTGCCACGACGGCTCAGATGAAGTTGACTGTCCAACCGTAGCTCCTCCCCCCGCCTTGGGAAAGGTCCTGAAGTGCCGCTTGGGCTTCAGTCTATGTCGGGATCAGAGTCAATGTGTTCTTTTCAGGCATGTGTGTGACGGAGAAAGAGACTGTGCAGATGGATCAGACGAAGATGAATGTGGTCAGTATGGAGAATTTCAGTCAAAATCTTTACAGTTTTGGCCCTCGTACTTATTTCCTTGATAAGAACTGCAAGTAatacccaacaacaacaaaagaaagttgAGATGTTTATCATTGTGATGCTAAACTGGTATAAACTGATTTTTTCCTCAACGCTCAGATGCAACTGAAACCCCACCTTTGGCAGGAAATCCAAGCTTGAATAAATTGACCTCATCTGTGAAACCCTTTAATGCGCCTTCCCCAAAGCCATCCTGTAGAAGTCCATCAGTGTTATGTCCAAATTCATTGCTTTGCATCAGCCCAGCACAGCTATGTGATGGAATACAAGATTGTCCTGATGGATCGGATGAGAACTGCATAAAACGATGCCCAAATaaatgtacgtttttttttttgtttgtttgtttgttttttcgaCAATGTACATAGGGCAgatgaaattatttttgtaatttttctaTACCTTCCACAGTGGActttctctgcaaagacaggCGAAGCTGTGTCTCCAAGACTCTGGTTTGTGATGGCCGATCTCACTGCCATGACAGCTCAGATGAAGGAAATTGTCCAACCGTAGCTCCTCCCAGCGCCCTGGGAAAGGTCCTGAAGTGCCGCTTGGGCTTCCGTCTGTGTCGGGATCTGAGTGAATGTGTTCTTTTTAGCCATGTGTGTGATGGAGAAAAAGACTGCCCAGATGGATCAGATGAAGATGAATGTGGTGAGCATGCAGAATTTTGATGAAATTTGATCTGTCTTGACCTTTTTGTATTACTCTTTCTTGATATGAAGTACAAGTGATACCTAACAAATGAGTGTAAAATTGAGATTATCATCTTTGCATATATAAAGGCTAAACTTGTATAAttttatcccccccccccccccccccccccccccaaaaaaaaacactcagatGCAACTGAAACCCCACCTTTGGCAGGAAATCCAAGCTTGAATAAATTGCCCTCATCTGTGAAACCCTTTAATACGCCTTCCCCAAAGCCATCCTGTAGAAGTCCATCAGTGTTATGTCCAAATTCATTGCTTTGCCTCAGCCCAACACAGCTATGTGATGGAATACAAGATTGTCCTGATGGATCGGATGAGAACTGCATAAAACAATGCCCAAATGAATGCaagtttgtccttttttttttttttctacgatGTACATGGGGCAGATGAAGTTGTACTTATTTTTCTATACCTTCCACAGTGGActttctctgcaaagacaggCGAAGCTGTGTCTCCAAGAGTCTGGTTTGTGATGGTCGATCTCACTGCTACGACAGTTCAGATGAAGGAAATTGTCCAACTGTAGCTCCTCCCAGCGCCCTGGGAAAGGTCCTGAAGTGCCGCTTGGGCTTCCGTCTATGTCGGGATCAGAGTCGATGTGTTCTTTTTAGCCATGTGTGTGATGGAGAAAAAGACTGCCCAGATGGATCAGATGAAGATGAATGTGGTGAGCATGcagaatttaaattaaattcgATCAGTTTTGgcctttattttacattttcttgatAAATACCAGTAACttcacaatttttatttttatttttccccccctcaaCTTTCAGTAGCTACTGAAACCCCGTCTTCTGTGGAAAATCCAAGTGTAAATCAATTGCCCTCATCTGTGAAACCCTTTAATGCGGCGTCCTGTAAAAGTCCATCAGTGCTATGTCcaaattcatttatttgcatCAGCCCAACACAGCTATGTGATGGTAAAAAAGACTGTCCTGATGGATCAGATGAGAACTGTGtgagaaattgcatttttaagagTAAGTCAAGTTCTGGaggcaactttttaaaaaacccaTATTCACCACAtcaaattgtttattttgtattacgTAATATATCCCTGCTTCCATAGGTGAGTTCTTGTGCAAGGATCGTAGGAGCTGCGTCTCTAAGACTCTGGTGTGTGATGGCCGTGCTCATTGCCAGGATGGCTCAGATGAGCTTGACTGTCCGAGTGTGGCTCCTCACTCAACTATGACAAATGTCCTGAAATGCCGTACTGGTTCGAAGCTGTGCAAAGACCGCACGGAATGTGTTTTATACAGCCATGTTTGTGATGGAGAGAAGGATTGTTTGGATGGATCTGATGAAGAAGGATGCCAGGAAACCTGCAAAcaaggttagcatgtttttatttatgaagATCTGAATGAACAGAGCACAGGTTGTGGTGTGAATGACTTCtttcatttgcaataaaattcCTTCCTCTCAAATAGTCCTGCTTGTCATCTGTACTCCAACACAGGTGAATTTCAGTGTGCTCATGGTGCAATGTGCATCCCTGAGGCCCAGGTTTGTGACGGTAGCGCTCAGTGTCGTGACCGTTCCGATGAACTGGACTGCTGGGAAAGAACTAAAAGCTGCGAGTATCGGTGTGCAGACGGCCATCGCTGCATCCCGAATAAATTTTTGTGCGATGGAGAGCTAGATTGTTTGGATGGCACAGATGAGGCAGGCTGCGGTAAGTCCTTGGGTCCAGGTTTTCTAGCAGACAGGCCtgattttgtttcctttttcttGTCATTAGTTTAACAGAGGTTGTTCCTTTCCAGATCCTGTGGCCACAACAGCAATCAGACCTCTGGTTTGGACTTCCGAATCAATTTGCATTTCTCCTTCAGTTCGCTGCCCAGGTTCATCATTGTGTATTTCTCAAAATCAGCTGTGCGACGGAAAAAGAGACTGTCCTGATGCGTTTGATGAGAGCGACTGTATTTTCCAGTGTAAAAGCCGAAGTAAGTTCCAGTATAGTTTGTAGGGTGACGCAGATGTCACAGCAGGCCAGTTCCCGAATGTATTTACTCGCTCTTATGCAATTCATGAGCGCCTCCCCAAGTTCATCATATTGACTTTTTGTCTCTATGCATCAGCTGATTTCTTGTGCAGTGACCGGCGAAAGTGCATCCCCAGAATCTACGTGTGTGACGGCCGTGCCCACTGTCCAGACGGCTCAGATGAGAGGCAGTGCAAATCAGCAGATCCCAGCCCTCGTTGTAAGCAACTattgggggggggaaaaaatcctaTTCAGAAAGGGGGTGGATctctgtaaaactgtaattgtcgACTCTCAAATATAAGTTTATGCAGATTTTCAATTTAACCTATCAAAATCTAAGTAATACTGTTTTCTTAATACATTACAATGGCTGTCTCTCTTTCTCTGCTAAGCCTCCATGGATAAGATTGGCGCCACCTCACCTCTGAAATGCCGCAAAGGCTTCAAGGCTTGTAAAAATGGTCTGGAGTGTGTGATGTACAGCCATGTGTGTGACGGAGAGGAAGACTGTCAGGATGGATCGGATGAAGTGTCATGTGCCGCTCAGTGCAAATCAGGTGTGATTGGTCATCGAAGTTGGTGCGGTCTAAATATGTCCTGTCTGATGGGTTTTACAATTCATTTATTTGGCAGATGAGTTTGAATGTCAGCACGGTAATAGATGCATCGCACCAGAGAAGGTGTGCGACGGCCAGTATGACTGTCGGGACCGATCTGATGAAATGAACTGTGAAAGTCAGAGTTTGGGCTGCCAGCACCGCTGCGATAAGACGCGCTGTATACCAGCGACCTTCCTGTGTGATGGCGAGAGAGACTGTGTCGATGGGTCAGATGAAGAGAAGTGTGGTATGCGGCTTAGTTATTTACTAAAATGGTCGCGACAACTGTAAAACATCatgcaccatttttttttttttttttttttttttttgatcttGCCAGGTTTGGCGGCCTGTGAAGTTGAACAGTATCGATGCATGAGCGGTCAGTGTGTCTCTGAGGCTCTTCGATGTGACGGCTACGCTGACTGCAGTGACCGCTCAGATGAGGTGGACTGCGCAAGACCCCCACGCTGCCCGACACAACTACGATGCCCTCACAGTCACGAGTGCCTGCAGAGAGAATGGCTTTGTGATGGCGAGGATGACTGCGAGGACGGCTCAGATGAAAAGGCAAGGCCACAATTGAGTGTGTCCCTTCTTAAAATAGTGTATATCTGCTCTTGTGTTTCAATTTGGTGTCACTTGTACCCAGAACTGCTTGACTAAACCACCGCCTTGTAGAGAATACCAGTGGCAGTGTGTGGGCAGCAATCAATGTATTCCTCTATCCTGGAGGTGTGACGGGAAGAAAGACTGTCACAATAGCATGGATGAGGACAAATGTAAGTAGATTGATAATTAGACATAGAAGCCAGTATGTGCCTTGTCTTGTTTCATCCATGCAGAAATCTAGTCTATCCTACATCTCTTTCAAAAGGCAACCAGAGAAGGTGCCCTTCTCACCTTTACCAGTGTGGCAACGGGGAGTGTGTGGACCTGCGGCTGGTGTGCAACGGCTTTACCAACTGTCCTGACAGTTCCGACGAGGGTGTGGGATGCACACACAGCAACTGCTCCAATCCCTCAGCTCTTCGTTGTGAACATAGTTGTGTTAATACACCAAATGGACCGGTCAGTAAAACGGGAGCAGGGCTGTTTTTTGTGGAAAGCTAAGCATGGATTTCTTGTTtaagatgttttattcattgaTGAATAATGTACACATCTGTATCCCATAAGATTATTCTTCATAACAGATAGTGGACTGCTTAGTTTGAAATGTATACTTTTGTCCATCTTTGCAGAGGTGTTACTGTACTGCAGGTTTCACACTACATTCCAGTGGTGTGTCCTGTGTGGACATTGACGAGTGCAGTTTAATGCAGCATGAGGCATGCAAACACGGCTGCCTCAACACCCGTGGGTCTTATGTGTGTCATTGCCACCCTGGGTTCTACTTGGAGCCAGACAACAAAAGCTGTAAGACGAAGGGTATGTGACTGTGGTTTAACTTTTTCTATGTTCTGTCATGACACTTGGGGCACTTTTAGGCAATTGCTTTCTCTAAGAACAGACTGATACACACATGCGTTGTGCAAAATACGTAGtttgttttattgtaaatgttagtGTTGCAAGTTCTATTAAAATCCAGGAAGGCTTGAACTGTATAGACTGTACTCACTGTATAGATTTTGCTTCATTGTCGCTCTCAGATGTCCCTTTCATCTGAAGGCAAATGAGCCCTTGGGTTTGTCCTGTCTATCATGCAGTAGTCTAGCCTTTTGAAACCTGCTGGTGATTTTGAaagtgaggggggaaaaaagtagcCACTTATGCAACAGAAATTACAGATTCAAATACATTGAAATGTTCAGTCAGGTACCAAAGATGGGGTTTAAACATTTATGTAGAAGATATAAGACCCGCAAAGATTTAAACTATGCTTGTTCCCTTTTTAGATGAGCCACTGCTTCTGGCATCAGTTCAGTCAGAACTATTACTTCTTGGAGTCCATAGTGGAACCTTACGTCTTCTCTCTTCTGCCAATCGACCGGTTTTCTCACTGGATTACCACTGGGCTCAGCAGAGAGTTTACTGGCTGAGTCCTGACTACCAGAGCATCCGCTGGGCCGACGTGACAAAAGGCTCCAACAACAAAGGGACGCTTATCAAAGGTACGCAACAAGATTTCTGCACTTGTCTATagcaaataatacatttttcagaGTTTGTGAAATCTTTACAGGAGTGAAGTCTGATTTCATTGCGGTGGATTGGGTTGGTAAGAACCTGTACTGGGTGGATGGACTCGTTGGCCAGATTCTGGCGGTGCGACTTAGCGACACGGTAGTGAAATCTCGGGATTATGTTGTGGTACTGGCTGAAGATCTAGAGCAGCCTCGCTCGCTGGTGCTGCTACCACACAAAGGGTAATGTGCTCGTTCAGGAATGTTGGGATCCTCACCCAGAATCAGAGTAATTTTTGTTAAACATATTTCAGGTTGATGTTGTGGTCGGAGATTGGCAGCACCCCTCAGATCCAGCGGTCTGGGATGGATGGCTCAAAGAGGAAGGCAGTGGTGAGCAGTGGTTTGAGCTGGCCTGTCAGTTTGGCCTATGATTTCCTGGACGACCGTGTGTACTGGGCTGACGAGAAGCTATGCTGCATTGGCTCCACCTCTCTGGATGGAGATTATGTGAAGGTGAATGTCACCTACCGCAGGGGCTTGCCTTTGACACAGATGAGCACATGCCTGTGCATCAACTCAATGTGTATTCATGTAGAATCTAATTTCCCCCACTTAATAGATCCTTCAGTTAGCCGAAACTCCAAGCCCGTTCTCTGTGGCAGTCTTCAATGATCGGCTTTTCTGGTCTGACACGAAACGAAGAACCATCCGCTCAGCTGACAAGAACACTGGGAAAGATCAGAAGGTTCTTCTTAAGAGACCGGGACAGCCTTTTGGGCTAAAGGTCTGTGACCCTCTTCCTAAAGCATCACAGATGATCAGCTTTGAACATTGTCAAAAGCTTTGAAGTATACTACAACTGCATGACAGTTATATGCCTCTTCTCTCCAGCTGATGCATGCCCTCTCTCAGCCCATCATATCAAACCCCTGTGACCAGCTGCAATGCTCCCACCTCTGCCTCCTGACTCCAAACCAGAAGGTCCGCTCAGGATTGTCAAGATCAACCGGGGCTCTAGTAGTGAAAGAGCCGGCAGCAGTGTGTCGCTGCCCAAAGGGGCTGCTACTTTCTAAAGACAAGATCAGCTGCTCTCTGCCTTTGGAATCCACTTTCATCCTGCTTCTGTCTACTACAAGAGTCTATCAGGTGATAGGCAgagtttctttttctttttaacatatttttctcaTTCTGTTGTACTCTTATCTAAACCTGATTGTGACCTTACCTTATTACTTGCAGATTTACTTGCAGTCCTTGCGTCACGATGGGGTCGGTTTGAAAAGTATGCCAAACAGTCGCGTTATGGCAGTTCCTGGTGTTGTTGAGGCCTCTGGACTCGACGTATCTATCCAAGCTTTGTCTCTGTATATGGCTGATAGTGGGCAAGGTACTGTAGATGTGCTGAACTTAAGTGGTCCCAGGTCTAGGCAGGGACTGACACCAGCTGGACGAGTTCTAAGTCTAAAGGTGAGCACAGTAACCTTGGTGTTGTCTTTAGTTTTAGTGGAGGAGACTAAAATACAAAGTCAGCAGtattacactcctgatcaagattttaagaccagttggaaaaattgcaagaatttacattttgcagtgttggatcttaaggaggttctaagtaacgcttcaaaatgcaaaaagaaaaaatgggagttgaacaaaacatttttgagtcagcaatttattgtaaaaaagCATTCAACTGAAATGGGTCAttcattagctgatcaaaagtttttaAATCCATAGCTCAgaaaaactaaaatagaaataacattttccaaaaacgacTCAGTACTGAGTAGCTGTTAATCGGCTCagattggtttgggcatgcttgatgccagtgtttccatgaGGCTAGTGaggatgttgctccaggtggtgaacatggcttcacagagggcatctaCTCTCTGGTCTCATtgtacaataaggtacacaaaaatacagtagttgccaaggaattaatgaggaactaatgagtagtggttagtgTTGCGTAAGTTTGtacctcattaactactgtaattttgtgtacctttttaTTGTAAAGTATTGCCCActctctggaactgatgtccatttttgtcaacTGAAGACACAGACAAAGGCCCCCTGCAATGTCGCCACATAGCCAGCTTTGACACCCCTGAACAAGCTGTAGTtcattaaaggaaaaagcagcccagatcatggtGGTGCcctctccactgtgccatgtggaatacgtattgtcatgccagtaacgttggaagccatcaagaTGGTCAAGGTcaaaggccttgcttatgcagctgaACAGTCCGACCGCGCTCAGTGTCAAGCAGTTAAGAGAtcttgacagtgtgaatacctgagagaatgacattgaatccacattttggcttttaaaggctgtcaTTGtaattttgatcagctgatgaacagcatatttcagtttaatggttttTAGCGATAAATTGTTTACTCAATTTTTCAACTCTCgtttcttcattttgcattcCAACAGTGCAAATTGTAAATTATTGCAATATATTAACTGGTCTTAGAATTTTGCTCAGGAGTGTAGGCTGGTACTTCACTGCAAGCCCTTATGCATCACTTGAATGTTTCTTACATGCGCAACAAGGATGATTCAGTCGTTGCACTGGCTGTTGACTGGGTGACCTCCAACCTCTACTGGAGCAGTACCAAAAGACCTAATCTTCATGTGACCACCCGTCATAACAGCTTCACCACCTCTCTGCTGCAAGGATCACTGACGGTAAATTGGGCTCATGACACAGCTCTCAACCCTCCTCACATGCACATAGCTCAGGCCCCAGAAGTAGTTAAGAAAGGGCATCTTTCAGGGAAAGTACGCCTACATAATGTATAACAAGCTGCATTCAGTGGAGCTAGCAATTCAAATAAGAATTTGCGTagaaaagtgtaaaatattGAAAGTATTAGCTTTAATTTTAGTTTAACAGAAGCTACAGTGTAAGTAAATGAATAATGTTGTTTCAGGGCACAACCTCCATCGCGGTGCACCCCCCCTCAAGTCAGCTTTGCTACACAGCCCTTGTTCTGACTGGAGGCAAGAGTCAGAATGAGGTGAGCTGTGCCTGGATGGATGGCCGCAACAAAGCAGTGCTTTGGACAAAGTCCAAAATTCCCACATCATTGGTCTTTTCCAATAATGGAACCACAATCTACTGGGCTGACACAGGTTTGGTGTTCACCCTCTTTGATCCTTTCCTTGAAGTGACTATTATCTTGGTCTCTATTTTccttaattgattttttttttttttttttttattcccccAGGGGAAGGCCTAATCTGCT
This Dunckerocampus dactyliophorus isolate RoL2022-P2 chromosome 17, RoL_Ddac_1.1, whole genome shotgun sequence DNA region includes the following protein-coding sequences:
- the LOC129170382 gene encoding low-density lipoprotein receptor-related protein 2-like isoform X3, yielding MNSRQLICLIFLSRLKLSTGQDIGCSKDQWQCDDGSCIPNKWRCDGDGDCLDGSDEMDCIGSIECPPGQFPCMDSVGCVDASARCDGQKQCPTGSDEENCTLSEGCLKSDWTCRNKICIPGDLRCDGQNDCVDNSDEEGCELCSKEGMRCPEGVCLSAEERCDGKFHCSDGSDEPTTCGKTCSVNNGGCSHLCVDEPWGALCTCPAGYNLSVNGAVCKDLDECALPFGPCLHYCTNTVGSFFCHCRDGFKPNDGFACVATGNDTRLLTVLRTSAGLLNVKSQRFDAVQTLKFSPVALTYDIARGRYYWADGAGRIYKSDGQRSWTIYTGELGIKALACDWLNGNLFWTNQRTDSIYMQAEDEKSYTTLLSKDISPSELILIPVESLMFWINTGPRDRVTIEKSWMDGSDRSSLTVLTAQLAHGLTADVAARRLYWISDFKKSIETVKVDGTGSYSFTGLLNRRPAVNLAVFEGSFYWVDDKGLWQVPQDQPSQRKLLWKSTVPVLSVYHELQQPRGTSACTKTPCHICLLTKGNPVGFTCACPNSKVLTLDGACEYPRFLYATSSSINMLEFKGSESTETELFATDKGILSFDVNWNQDWLYWTNQTGHIQRTSLTRVKTEWIPTPVSVCQIKVDQKSGSVYWLSCDQTGIGSVDVDSRYSKQLYHTTKEIRNFYLDWLRGGIIWLEDEQIFTMSMTGSNAKELLRLAGVRGNIAFDLRAASLLWNSKVGGLTTMSLLQEKKHQAGKRWNISGSVVGALEPYLVCLFKDAMTLWDRRDGRPVQAVTVKGQVVGVMAALGDIHAVPMTVICNTPAMLCKDTSICLAPSQLCDGKKDCPDGDDEDFCAKTCPSKDDFKCQDQRRCVSKALVCDGRSHCFDGSDEVGCPDVALPVTRINVLKCRKGFMPCKSGGECVLYSHVCDGEKDCQDGSDEEECEKDVTSPKQSADASNNIAPVTPAPSLPACITPSVLCPHPSVGLCITPKQFCDGRKDCPDGFDEDNCVKRCPSKDDFRCKDRRSCISTTLVCDGRAHCHDGSDEVDCPSVETPAGQAKPLKCLMGSRLCQDGSECVLFSHVCDGDPDCKDGSDEEGCDTETTTSPENLHLNRSPFAFNSQPPSKPSCQSPSFLCSDSSCILPTQLCDGTKDCPDGLDENCIKQCPNKLDFLCKDRRSCVSKNLVCDGRSHCHDGSDEVDCPTVAPPPALGKVLKCRLGFSLCRDQSQCVLFRHVCDGERDCADGSDEDECDATETPPLAGNPSLNKLTSSVKPFNAPSPKPSCRSPSVLCPNSLLCISPAQLCDGIQDCPDGSDENCIKRCPNKLDFLCKDRRSCVSKTLVCDGRSHCHDSSDEGNCPTVAPPSALGKVLKCRLGFRLCRDLSECVLFSHVCDGEKDCPDGSDEDECDATETPPLAGNPSLNKLPSSVKPFNTPSPKPSCRSPSVLCPNSLLCLSPTQLCDGIQDCPDGSDENCIKQCPNELDFLCKDRRSCVSKSLVCDGRSHCYDSSDEGNCPTVAPPSALGKVLKCRLGFRLCRDQSRCVLFSHVCDGEKDCPDGSDEDECVATETPSSVENPSVNQLPSSVKPFNAASCKSPSVLCPNSFICISPTQLCDGKKDCPDGSDENCVRNCIFKSEFLCKDRRSCVSKTLVCDGRAHCQDGSDELDCPSVAPHSTMTNVLKCRTGSKLCKDRTECVLYSHVCDGEKDCLDGSDEEGCQETCKQGEFQCAHGAMCIPEAQVCDGSAQCRDRSDELDCWERTKSCEYRCADGHRCIPNKFLCDGELDCLDGTDEAGCDPVATTAIRPLVWTSESICISPSVRCPGSSLCISQNQLCDGKRDCPDAFDESDCIFQCKSRTDFLCSDRRKCIPRIYVCDGRAHCPDGSDERQCKSADPSPRSSMDKIGATSPLKCRKGFKACKNGLECVMYSHVCDGEEDCQDGSDEVSCAAQCKSDEFECQHGNRCIAPEKVCDGQYDCRDRSDEMNCESQSLGCQHRCDKTRCIPATFLCDGERDCVDGSDEEKCGLAACEVEQYRCMSGQCVSEALRCDGYADCSDRSDEVDCARPPRCPTQLRCPHSHECLQREWLCDGEDDCEDGSDEKNCLTKPPPCREYQWQCVGSNQCIPLSWRCDGKKDCHNSMDEDKCNQRRCPSHLYQCGNGECVDLRLVCNGFTNCPDSSDEGVGCTHSNCSNPSALRCEHSCVNTPNGPRCYCTAGFTLHSSGVSCVDIDECSLMQHEACKHGCLNTRGSYVCHCHPGFYLEPDNKSCKTKDEPLLLASVQSELLLLGVHSGTLRLLSSANRPVFSLDYHWAQQRVYWLSPDYQSIRWADVTKGSNNKGTLIKGVKSDFIAVDWVGKNLYWVDGLVGQILAVRLSDTVVKSRDYVVVLAEDLEQPRSLVLLPHKGLMLWSEIGSTPQIQRSGMDGSKRKAVVSSGLSWPVSLAYDFLDDRVYWADEKLCCIGSTSLDGDYVKILQLAETPSPFSVAVFNDRLFWSDTKRRTIRSADKNTGKDQKVLLKRPGQPFGLKLMHALSQPIISNPCDQLQCSHLCLLTPNQKVRSGLSRSTGALVVKEPAAVCRCPKGLLLSKDKISCSLPLESTFILLLSTTRVYQIYLQSLRHDGVGLKSMPNSRVMAVPGVVEASGLDVSIQALSLYMADSGQGTVDVLNLSGPRSRQGLTPAGRVLSLKDDSVVALAVDWVTSNLYWSSTKRPNLHVTTRHNSFTTSLLQGSLTGTTSIAVHPPSSQLCYTALVLTGGKSQNEVSCAWMDGRNKAVLWTKSKIPTSLVFSNNGTTIYWADTGEGLICSIGLNGSGYKQYKTGPGLLTSFTYTENILLWITLEKGKDGPICFLCCPTMTGKVLQ